From one Candidatus Eremiobacterota bacterium genomic stretch:
- a CDS encoding thermonuclease family protein has product MKKVCIFVLLCLLLAPRWARAESFTGKVLSALDGTNILVRRDDREVSVKFYGIECPEIGQASGAEAQDYVRGLLVGKDAFIDVKSVDHSRRLVSRVTVDGKDVSLDLAKAGLAWYDKKATYEPSLQAAVEDAKKEKKGLWAEENPVAPWDFRCQSRGIIPDFSAKSYQVPSSSGGGNGWGFDQQPRSDYGMKPFQNPSAYESSFKTILLPSSAPYRYYNRWGYYYNTPAIYNNAPPPGVTP; this is encoded by the coding sequence ATGAAAAAGGTCTGCATATTCGTGCTTTTATGCCTCCTTCTTGCACCCCGGTGGGCCCGGGCTGAATCCTTCACGGGGAAAGTGCTGTCGGCCCTTGACGGCACCAATATCCTTGTAAGGAGAGATGACCGGGAGGTGAGCGTGAAGTTCTACGGGATAGAGTGCCCCGAGATAGGCCAGGCCTCCGGAGCGGAGGCGCAGGATTATGTCAGGGGGCTCCTGGTGGGCAAAGATGCCTTTATTGACGTGAAGTCCGTGGATCACAGCAGACGACTGGTAAGCCGGGTCACTGTCGATGGGAAAGATGTGTCGCTCGACCTTGCGAAAGCCGGCCTTGCATGGTATGACAAAAAGGCGACCTATGAGCCTTCGCTTCAAGCTGCCGTAGAGGATGCGAAGAAAGAGAAAAAGGGCCTGTGGGCAGAAGAAAATCCCGTGGCTCCCTGGGATTTCCGCTGCCAGAGCCGGGGCATCATCCCCGATTTCTCTGCGAAAAGCTACCAGGTGCCTTCGTCGTCAGGCGGCGGCAATGGCTGGGGCTTTGATCAGCAGCCCCGGTCGGATTATGGTATGAAGCCCTTTCAAAACCCGAGCGCCTATGAAAGCTCCTTCAAGACTATCCTCCTTCCCTCCTCGGCGCCTTACCGCTACTATAACCGTTGGGGATATTACTACAACACCCCGGCGATTTACAACAACGCCCCTCCGCCGGGCGTCACCCCCTGA
- a CDS encoding phosphodiester glycosidase family protein, producing MSKAWYGLLIIVILWSAAAPLSAGPLSYRKFVHGKYVYDTVWVDLSSKNVKITIQVPRGFPMKSAGFGGLVRYSRPAAAITGTYFNMASHIPVGDLVMFGSLIHYGGVGTAMAITPQNEVTFARVPQGFSLEWGKHETVLAAGPTLLRKGFKDINPEMEGFSDRRITGMAKRCAVGATADRKLILLASRGAVSLSELAGAFKALGCTDAMNLDGGGSCALYYRGSSLKTTSRGLTNILVIFDSPGAYDAYRKQCGYDFYRTGTSFLQKGKLFQAMINYRGACAADSTNARYYRELAGVYERLKWPVWASWAYSRAASVYDGKGKPDEALRYYRKALALSDLNPEAQGWMADYYRRAGDEDRFAAARQLACGAFFLKTALSDDFYNPREADIMGQALSWQKEAPGVLREDTFGMRLRLPEGYEIAYQKPFFMLAREKDPYNLSFITVEAIKSEIFVDLQKTVDLLNEKRRGPWKPLGTRQVSGFESIEGLSEKIVIQGEPWTFASSYIKRSKWVFVVTLGAPEKDFSSLKTYFEEVMGSLSLDKDFKPFQ from the coding sequence TTGAGCAAGGCATGGTATGGTCTTCTTATAATCGTGATTCTCTGGAGCGCTGCAGCCCCCCTTTCTGCAGGGCCTCTCTCGTACCGCAAGTTTGTCCATGGGAAGTATGTGTATGACACGGTATGGGTCGATCTCTCAAGCAAGAACGTGAAGATCACCATCCAGGTCCCCAGGGGCTTTCCCATGAAGAGCGCAGGCTTCGGGGGCCTTGTGAGGTATTCCCGGCCTGCGGCGGCCATCACAGGGACTTACTTCAACATGGCCTCCCATATCCCCGTAGGCGACCTGGTCATGTTCGGGTCTCTCATCCACTATGGGGGGGTGGGCACTGCCATGGCTATAACGCCCCAGAACGAGGTGACCTTTGCGAGGGTGCCTCAGGGTTTTTCTCTTGAGTGGGGAAAACACGAGACGGTTCTCGCGGCGGGACCCACCCTTCTCAGAAAGGGCTTCAAGGACATCAATCCTGAGATGGAAGGTTTCTCCGACAGGCGCATTACCGGCATGGCAAAGCGCTGCGCAGTGGGAGCTACCGCTGACAGGAAGCTCATCCTTCTTGCAAGCAGGGGGGCTGTCTCGCTCTCAGAGCTTGCCGGGGCTTTCAAGGCCCTGGGCTGCACCGACGCGATGAACCTTGACGGCGGCGGGTCTTGTGCCCTCTATTACCGGGGCTCCTCCCTGAAGACCACTTCCAGGGGCCTCACCAATATCCTGGTCATCTTTGACTCCCCGGGGGCTTACGATGCCTATCGAAAACAATGCGGCTACGATTTTTACCGGACGGGAACGTCTTTTCTCCAGAAGGGGAAGCTTTTCCAGGCGATGATCAATTACCGGGGTGCCTGCGCCGCTGATTCCACCAATGCCCGCTATTACAGGGAGCTTGCCGGGGTCTATGAAAGGCTGAAATGGCCTGTCTGGGCTTCCTGGGCATATTCCAGGGCTGCCTCCGTCTATGACGGGAAAGGAAAGCCCGATGAAGCGCTCAGGTACTACAGGAAGGCCCTGGCGCTCTCGGATCTGAATCCCGAGGCTCAGGGGTGGATGGCAGACTATTACCGGAGAGCAGGCGACGAGGACCGCTTTGCAGCCGCCCGCCAGCTCGCATGCGGGGCTTTCTTCCTCAAGACCGCCCTTTCAGATGATTTCTATAACCCCCGTGAAGCCGACATAATGGGGCAGGCTCTCTCATGGCAGAAGGAGGCTCCCGGGGTGCTCCGTGAGGATACCTTCGGGATGAGGCTCCGCCTCCCCGAGGGGTACGAGATTGCCTACCAGAAGCCTTTTTTCATGCTCGCGAGGGAAAAGGATCCCTACAACCTCTCCTTCATCACCGTGGAAGCCATAAAGTCCGAAATCTTTGTGGACCTCCAGAAGACAGTGGATCTTCTCAATGAGAAGAGAAGAGGACCATGGAAACCTCTTGGCACCAGACAGGTCTCCGGCTTTGAGAGCATCGAGGGGCTCAGCGAGAAGATTGTGATCCAGGGGGAACCCTGGACTTTTGCCTCCAGTTATATAAAAAGGAGCAAGTGGGTCTTCGTGGTGACCCTTGGCGCCCCTGAGAAGGATTTCTCATCCCTCAAGACCTATTTCGAGGAAGTGATGGGTTCCCTGTCACTTGATAAGGATTTCAAGCCATTCCAGTAA
- a CDS encoding FAD-dependent oxidoreductase, with amino-acid sequence MAPVTLTINGKTVEAQSDRTILQVVRDHGLDDIPTLCYEERLEPITACFLCVVEVEGARTLSPSCSTKVVQGMVVHTRTEKVLEARRACLELLFSDHPADCVSPCAMRCPAGIDIQGYLSLTRKGLYREAVELIKEKNPLPIICGRVCVRECEVGCTRQNVDDPVAIDHIKRFAAESNEGRSYRPRRKGPKDHSVAIVGGGPAGLSAAYYLAREGYSVTIYEAMPFAGGMLRYGIPAYRLPRELIDEEIASIERLGVKIRCGMRLGRELSLDRIKKDHDAVIMTIGAWGASAMSIPGEDAPGVLTGLEVLRQASEGSLTELKGKVLVIGGGNTAIDASRTALRLGANEVIIMYRRTEAEMPAHHEEIEAARHEGVKFRFLVAPLKVVTGPEGRVRGLELQEMKLGEPDASGRRRPVPVQGSESVEKCDCILAAIGQYPLVDKEKIAEGEMACLDVNKKGCIAVSEVLETNIGGVYAAGDVVSGPATVIEGIAAGRKAAFRIMESLEGKKESSITFSAAREALIPLSTGYFSSVSHSSRERMPERSAKERTKDFNEVELGLSPQAVEHEIERCLTCGCLKAEICDLRKYGEEYGAKPDRYKGQTRNDRADMRHPLIIIEPAKCIKCGRCIKTCTNIIGDGAVGFVGRGFITTLLPAMERPLAETSCVACGNCIDSCPTGALVAKEPLLARAGDLVKEHETICSFCAAGCRLRTRSFGRDVRIEGARDRKTGAGDYLCIRGRFGSPLLFTGERLKKPMVREKGTLTTASWERALDHTVEKIMEIKRSSGSDSLAVFLSPRLTNEELYAGMKLAREVLGTANIGSFNEIASGRDSHGLDSRLGRTSSTTSVEALDKARLIVVINSNPEESHPSFGWRIREARNRGARLVVVGSRKINLCREADLWIQPRRGSMTQLLTALMHEMVKGSRFDRKYVAGKTEGFEEFSAFLSPFTPEATASLTGIPPADIAALVKLLSKDRGKIIAVYDTDSTIDRSTGDIEALASLLLLTGSIGKSGSGLLLVNEQCNSAGLSLIGAGRKPMTREQLKKLKAVIVFGENPMAGESLAGSMAHLSFVGAFDIFPTETTGKAHVVLPLSASIESGGSFTRFDGKVQRFKALMSPPGGKTTLKVISDLAQRMGHPLDISEKALSREIKALMPYGSSASSEALFKGRFPCESGKARLMPYSLDGLPAGEGEPLEDSLMKCYREWERKLFTGSERELCTVS; translated from the coding sequence ATGGCACCAGTCACCCTGACAATAAATGGAAAAACCGTTGAAGCCCAGAGCGACAGGACTATCCTGCAGGTCGTCCGGGATCATGGATTGGACGACATTCCCACCCTCTGCTATGAAGAGAGGCTCGAGCCCATCACCGCCTGCTTCCTCTGCGTCGTGGAGGTCGAAGGGGCCCGGACACTCTCGCCCTCGTGCAGCACGAAAGTCGTGCAGGGCATGGTGGTCCACACAAGAACAGAGAAAGTCCTGGAAGCCCGGAGGGCATGTCTGGAGCTCCTGTTCTCCGATCACCCCGCCGACTGCGTGAGCCCCTGCGCCATGCGCTGCCCCGCAGGCATCGACATTCAGGGGTACCTTTCCCTTACCCGCAAAGGTCTTTACCGCGAGGCCGTGGAGCTCATCAAGGAAAAGAACCCTCTCCCAATCATCTGCGGGAGAGTGTGCGTGAGAGAGTGCGAGGTGGGCTGCACGAGGCAGAACGTGGACGACCCCGTGGCCATTGACCACATCAAGCGCTTTGCTGCGGAATCAAATGAAGGGCGCTCATACCGCCCACGCAGGAAAGGCCCCAAGGACCATTCCGTGGCCATAGTGGGAGGAGGTCCCGCAGGCCTCTCGGCTGCTTACTACCTTGCACGGGAAGGCTATTCGGTGACTATCTATGAAGCCATGCCCTTCGCGGGCGGGATGCTCCGCTACGGCATCCCGGCGTACCGCCTTCCCAGGGAGCTCATAGACGAAGAGATAGCCTCGATAGAGAGGCTCGGTGTCAAGATCCGCTGCGGGATGCGGCTTGGCAGGGAGCTCTCCCTCGACAGGATCAAGAAGGATCACGATGCCGTCATCATGACCATTGGCGCCTGGGGCGCCAGCGCGATGAGCATACCGGGCGAGGATGCCCCTGGTGTCCTCACGGGCCTTGAAGTACTGAGGCAGGCCTCGGAGGGGAGCCTCACGGAACTGAAAGGGAAGGTCCTCGTTATCGGCGGCGGGAATACTGCTATCGATGCCTCGCGGACAGCGCTGAGGCTTGGTGCCAATGAAGTGATAATCATGTACCGCAGGACCGAGGCAGAAATGCCCGCCCACCACGAAGAGATAGAGGCAGCCCGCCATGAAGGGGTGAAGTTCCGATTCCTCGTGGCGCCTCTCAAGGTGGTGACAGGCCCCGAAGGGAGAGTCCGGGGCCTGGAGCTTCAGGAGATGAAGCTGGGCGAGCCTGACGCGAGCGGCCGCAGGAGGCCTGTCCCCGTCCAGGGCTCGGAGTCTGTCGAGAAATGCGACTGCATCCTCGCCGCCATCGGGCAGTACCCCCTTGTGGACAAGGAGAAGATTGCTGAAGGCGAGATGGCCTGCCTTGACGTGAACAAGAAAGGATGTATCGCCGTGTCGGAAGTGCTCGAAACGAATATCGGCGGCGTCTACGCCGCCGGTGACGTGGTGAGCGGTCCCGCCACGGTGATTGAAGGCATCGCCGCCGGGAGAAAAGCGGCGTTCCGAATCATGGAGAGCCTCGAGGGGAAGAAAGAGAGCTCCATCACTTTCAGCGCTGCAAGGGAAGCCCTTATTCCCCTTTCGACGGGCTATTTCAGCTCTGTTTCGCACTCGTCAAGAGAAAGGATGCCGGAAAGGTCCGCAAAGGAGAGGACAAAGGACTTCAACGAAGTGGAGCTCGGGCTCTCCCCGCAGGCCGTGGAGCATGAAATAGAGCGGTGCCTCACCTGCGGCTGCCTGAAAGCTGAGATCTGCGACCTCAGGAAATACGGCGAAGAGTATGGCGCGAAGCCTGACCGCTATAAAGGCCAGACACGCAACGACCGTGCCGATATGCGCCATCCCCTCATCATCATAGAGCCTGCCAAGTGCATAAAGTGCGGGCGCTGCATAAAAACCTGCACCAACATAATCGGCGACGGTGCCGTAGGCTTCGTGGGGCGGGGCTTCATCACCACTCTTCTACCGGCCATGGAAAGGCCTCTTGCAGAGACCTCATGCGTGGCCTGCGGCAACTGCATAGATTCCTGCCCCACAGGCGCGCTTGTGGCCAAGGAGCCCCTCCTGGCCCGTGCAGGGGACCTGGTGAAGGAGCATGAGACGATCTGCAGCTTCTGCGCCGCAGGGTGCCGCCTCAGGACACGGAGCTTCGGAAGGGACGTGAGAATAGAGGGAGCCCGCGACAGGAAGACAGGAGCCGGCGATTACCTCTGCATCAGGGGACGCTTCGGAAGCCCCCTTCTTTTCACCGGTGAGCGCCTTAAAAAGCCCATGGTGAGAGAGAAGGGAACACTTACCACCGCCTCATGGGAAAGAGCCCTTGATCATACAGTGGAGAAGATCATGGAGATAAAAAGAAGCTCGGGCTCCGACTCGCTGGCAGTCTTTCTGTCGCCCAGGCTCACCAACGAGGAGCTTTACGCGGGCATGAAGCTTGCCCGGGAGGTGCTGGGTACAGCGAACATTGGTTCTTTCAATGAGATAGCTTCGGGAAGAGATTCCCATGGTCTTGATTCCCGCCTGGGAAGAACCTCGTCAACGACCTCGGTGGAAGCCCTGGATAAAGCCAGGCTGATAGTCGTCATAAACAGCAACCCCGAGGAAAGCCATCCCTCCTTCGGATGGCGCATCAGGGAGGCCCGGAACAGGGGAGCGCGCCTTGTGGTCGTAGGCTCGAGGAAAATAAACCTCTGCCGCGAGGCCGACCTGTGGATCCAGCCCCGGAGAGGCTCAATGACGCAGCTCCTCACGGCATTGATGCATGAGATGGTGAAGGGAAGCCGCTTTGACCGCAAGTATGTTGCCGGGAAGACCGAGGGATTTGAAGAGTTCTCGGCCTTTCTCTCGCCGTTCACCCCCGAGGCCACGGCATCCCTTACAGGGATACCTCCTGCCGATATCGCCGCCCTGGTAAAGCTTCTCTCGAAAGATCGCGGAAAAATTATTGCAGTGTATGACACCGACAGCACCATCGACCGCTCGACCGGCGATATTGAAGCTCTTGCAAGCCTCCTTCTCCTCACCGGGTCAATCGGGAAAAGCGGCTCTGGCCTCCTGCTTGTCAATGAGCAATGCAACAGCGCAGGCTTATCCCTCATCGGCGCCGGAAGAAAGCCGATGACGAGAGAACAGCTCAAGAAGCTTAAAGCCGTCATCGTGTTCGGAGAAAATCCCATGGCAGGGGAGTCCCTTGCGGGCTCGATGGCCCACCTTTCCTTCGTGGGAGCCTTCGATATCTTCCCTACCGAGACGACAGGCAAGGCCCACGTGGTACTTCCCCTCTCGGCCTCCATCGAGAGCGGGGGAAGCTTCACCCGCTTTGACGGGAAAGTGCAGCGCTTCAAAGCTCTCATGAGCCCTCCCGGCGGCAAAACCACCCTGAAGGTCATCAGTGATCTGGCGCAGCGCATGGGCCATCCGCTGGATATATCAGAGAAGGCTCTCTCCCGTGAGATAAAGGCTCTCATGCCCTATGGCTCATCTGCGTCATCGGAAGCGCTCTTCAAGGGGAGATTCCCCTGCGAGAGCGGTAAGGCCCGCCTGATGCCCTACTCCCTTGACGGTCTTCCCGCAGGAGAGGGAGAGCCCCTTGAGGACTCATTGATGAAGTGTTACAGGGAATGGGAGCGGAAGCTCTTTACAGGCAGTGAGCGCGAGCTCTGCACCGTATCATAG
- a CDS encoding NADH-quinone oxidoreductase subunit NuoF — protein MKILVGTGTCGISAGALSVMEALKKEVKERDLEIPVEETGCCGMCYREVLVEIRDNGRSRIYGEVTPKRVSRILEEDIMGHSPVEEWIVKDHKARDDDSFFARQKRIVLRNCGIINPSSIDEYIAHGGYEAIRKILENHWTPETIVEVVKKSGIRGRGGAGFPTWMKWKFAHEAPGSKKYFICNGDEGDPGAFMDRSVLEGDPHSVIEGMLVGAYTTGASEGYIYVRAEYPLAVKRLRKAIKDASAMGFLGKDILGSGFSFTLKLKEGAGAFVCGEETALIASIEGRRGMPRVRPPFPAQKGLWGHPTTINNVETLANIPWIILNGGDAFGVMGIDRSRGTKVFAMAGKIKRSGLIEVEMGITLRDIIYQVCGGIVNDRPLKALQLGGPSGGCVPTSLIDTPVDYERITQTGAIMGSGGVIVMDDTTCMVEVARFFISFTQNESCGKCVFCRIGTKRMLEILDRLVAGKGKEEDLRILEDLAQKVKSTSLCGLGQTAPNPVITTLQYFADEYRAHIEGRCPAHYCRALIRYEISSELCQGCGLCTRKCPTGAITGEKKKAHVISGELCVKCGICRSVCPFSAVTAI, from the coding sequence ATGAAAATTCTAGTCGGCACCGGCACCTGCGGGATCTCGGCAGGAGCCCTTTCTGTAATGGAAGCGCTGAAAAAAGAGGTCAAGGAGCGGGATCTTGAGATTCCCGTCGAGGAGACAGGCTGCTGCGGGATGTGCTACCGGGAGGTCCTCGTGGAGATCCGGGACAACGGCCGATCACGAATCTACGGGGAAGTGACACCCAAGAGAGTGAGCCGCATCCTGGAAGAGGACATCATGGGCCACAGCCCCGTTGAGGAATGGATCGTGAAGGACCACAAGGCCCGTGACGACGATTCTTTCTTTGCCCGGCAGAAAAGGATTGTCCTCAGGAACTGCGGCATCATCAACCCTTCCTCCATTGATGAGTATATAGCCCATGGAGGCTATGAGGCCATCAGGAAAATCCTCGAGAACCACTGGACTCCCGAGACCATCGTCGAGGTGGTGAAAAAATCGGGGATCAGGGGAAGAGGAGGAGCAGGCTTTCCCACGTGGATGAAGTGGAAGTTCGCCCATGAGGCGCCAGGCTCAAAGAAATACTTTATCTGCAACGGCGACGAGGGCGACCCCGGAGCCTTCATGGACCGCTCGGTGCTTGAAGGCGACCCCCACTCGGTCATTGAGGGAATGCTCGTAGGCGCCTACACGACGGGAGCCTCCGAGGGCTACATCTACGTGAGGGCCGAGTATCCGCTGGCCGTGAAGCGCCTCAGGAAGGCCATCAAGGACGCCAGTGCGATGGGATTCCTGGGAAAAGACATCCTGGGCTCCGGTTTTTCCTTCACCCTGAAGCTGAAGGAAGGGGCCGGTGCCTTTGTGTGCGGCGAGGAGACAGCTCTCATCGCCAGCATCGAGGGCCGCAGGGGGATGCCCCGCGTGAGGCCTCCCTTCCCTGCGCAGAAGGGGCTCTGGGGACATCCCACGACCATCAACAATGTAGAGACCCTTGCCAATATTCCCTGGATAATCCTCAATGGCGGCGATGCTTTCGGCGTGATGGGAATAGACCGCTCGCGGGGCACCAAAGTCTTTGCCATGGCGGGAAAAATCAAGCGGTCGGGCCTTATTGAGGTGGAGATGGGAATCACCCTCAGGGACATCATTTACCAGGTCTGCGGAGGCATAGTGAATGATCGCCCCCTCAAGGCTCTTCAGCTCGGCGGTCCCTCCGGCGGATGCGTTCCCACGAGCCTTATTGACACGCCGGTGGACTATGAGCGTATCACCCAGACCGGGGCAATCATGGGCTCCGGCGGCGTGATCGTGATGGATGACACGACCTGCATGGTGGAAGTGGCCCGCTTCTTCATCTCCTTCACCCAGAACGAGTCATGCGGCAAGTGCGTCTTCTGCAGGATAGGAACGAAAAGGATGCTCGAGATACTTGACAGGCTCGTTGCCGGGAAAGGCAAAGAGGAGGACCTCAGGATCCTCGAGGACCTGGCCCAGAAGGTGAAATCCACTTCGCTGTGCGGGCTTGGCCAGACGGCCCCCAACCCTGTCATCACCACCCTGCAGTACTTCGCCGACGAGTACAGGGCCCACATCGAGGGGCGCTGCCCGGCCCATTACTGCAGGGCATTGATCCGCTACGAGATTAGCAGCGAGCTCTGCCAGGGATGCGGCCTCTGCACCCGCAAATGCCCGACCGGGGCCATCACCGGTGAGAAAAAGAAGGCCCATGTCATTTCGGGAGAGCTCTGCGTGAAATGCGGCATCTGCAGATCCGTATGCCCGTTCTCAGCCGTCACCGCGATTTAG
- the nuoE gene encoding NADH-quinone oxidoreductase subunit NuoE yields MHTTKEHHTRETRGDGGALSAFSLALWKYRGEKGVLIPLLQAAQEEYSYIPAAAMEKIATVTSIPISEIYGVVTFYKQFRLTPPGKHIIRVCDGTACHVNDSMTVLDSLKNVLSVEAEETTKDGLFTLVTVACLGCCSLAPVMMIDESTYGRLTPTAIEKVIKGYREAEASPAQ; encoded by the coding sequence ATGCACACAACAAAAGAACACCACACCAGGGAAACACGCGGAGACGGAGGCGCCCTCTCGGCGTTCTCGCTGGCCCTCTGGAAATACCGGGGGGAAAAGGGGGTCCTCATCCCCCTCCTCCAGGCAGCCCAGGAGGAATACTCCTATATCCCCGCGGCGGCAATGGAAAAGATCGCCACCGTCACCTCCATCCCCATAAGCGAGATATACGGCGTGGTGACCTTCTACAAGCAGTTCAGGCTCACCCCGCCGGGAAAGCATATCATAAGGGTGTGCGACGGAACGGCCTGCCATGTGAACGACTCGATGACTGTCCTGGACAGCCTGAAAAATGTTCTCTCCGTTGAAGCCGAAGAGACGACAAAGGACGGCCTTTTTACCCTCGTGACAGTGGCCTGCCTCGGGTGCTGCTCCCTGGCGCCTGTCATGATGATTGACGAAAGCACCTATGGCCGCCTCACGCCGACCGCCATTGAGAAAGTCATCAAGGGATACAGGGAGGCCGAAGCCTCCCCGGCTCAGTAG
- a CDS encoding Lrp/AsnC ligand binding domain-containing protein, with translation MSREFMHLGERKVEAARRNATVTLTQKNPGTPSGYACIRIKEDAEFLPLFGKLSADERVAECETTRGDYDLILLIKGKTDEELGKETAALRSMKGIGTMVFSQVSSRALREQGNREACPYGAYAFAEVEPGRLDAVSRRVSALESVAACATLEGPYQLALIVEGPSYGRIDEMVRGAIAPLEGVLRVHQCPVI, from the coding sequence GTGAGCAGGGAGTTCATGCACCTCGGAGAGAGAAAAGTTGAAGCAGCAAGGAGGAATGCTACCGTGACCCTTACCCAGAAAAATCCCGGCACCCCTTCCGGTTATGCCTGTATCAGGATAAAGGAAGATGCAGAGTTTCTCCCCCTATTCGGGAAGCTCTCGGCAGACGAGAGGGTGGCAGAGTGTGAAACCACCAGGGGAGACTATGACCTGATCCTCCTCATCAAAGGAAAAACTGATGAGGAGCTCGGGAAAGAAACGGCTGCCCTCAGGTCCATGAAGGGCATAGGAACCATGGTTTTTTCGCAGGTATCCTCGCGGGCTCTCCGGGAGCAGGGGAACCGCGAAGCCTGCCCTTACGGAGCCTATGCCTTCGCAGAAGTGGAGCCTGGCAGGCTCGACGCAGTATCCCGCCGGGTCTCCGCCCTGGAGAGCGTGGCAGCGTGTGCCACCCTTGAAGGCCCCTACCAGCTCGCCCTTATCGTTGAAGGGCCGAGCTACGGCCGGATAGATGAAATGGTAAGAGGTGCCATAGCCCCTCTCGAGGGAGTCCTGAGAGTACACCAGTGCCCTGTGATATAA